The following coding sequences lie in one Arachis ipaensis cultivar K30076 chromosome B03, Araip1.1, whole genome shotgun sequence genomic window:
- the LOC107632867 gene encoding uncharacterized protein LOC107632867, whose amino-acid sequence MSRRRLFTPPSNGSGRVSGSSISKRAQDRKFNGRCFCGLGVTLLQSGTAMNPGRWFVHCPNWKNSDCNFFAWVDEIEGQWEGEGLRRELSERRMQEDVDEAEAQVKMLTRLGSFEAEFSKIRFWLMMISMAVACNAVCTVYLILRRV is encoded by the exons ATGTCGAGGCGAAGACTCTTTACTCCACCTTCGAATGGCAGTGGTCGTGTGTCTGGAAGCTCAATTTCAAAACGGGCGCAGGACAGGAAGTTCAATGGCAGATGTTTCTGTGGGTTGGGGGTGACGCTGTTACAGTCCGGGACGGCGATGAATCCTGGGAGGTGGTTCGTCCATTGTCCCAATTGGAAG AACTCGGACTGCAACTTCTTTGCATGGGTAGACGAAATCGAAGGGCAATGGGAGGGTGAGGGTTTGAGGAGAGAACTGTCGGAAAGAAGGATGCAGGAAGATGTTGATGAGGCTGAGGCTCAAGTGAAGATGCTCACCAGATTAGGGAGCTTCGAAGCTGAGTTTAGCAAAATTAGGTTTTGGCTTATGATGATATCAATGGCTGTTGCTTGTAATGCTGTGT
- the LOC107630169 gene encoding senescence/dehydration-associated protein At4g35985, chloroplastic, with amino-acid sequence MGCCFHGSTTIPPMETSTASVAGQYSSNLRQEVLLQIAECKVHLMDEGQALELAQGHFMITKTFDENVSLATIIKVDDLQWPLTKDEPVVKLDALHYLFSLPVKDGEPLSYGVTFSQNSFASMTLLDSFLKEHCCFSGLKLSKNNNDLDWREFAPRVDDYNHFLAKAIAGGTGQIVKGIFICSNAYTNKVQKGGETILNSHADERNGVVAREKTAAASKKSKINKNLKRVRKLSKMTEKLSKSLLNGVGIVSGSVITPVLKSKTGKKFLKMLPGEVLLASLDALNKVLDAAEAAEKQTFSATSKAASGMVSKRFGEDAGEATEHVLATAGHAANAAWNVFKIRKAINPASSATTGVLKNVAKNTKF; translated from the exons ATGGGGTGCTGCTTCCATGGCTCCACAACCATTCCACCCATGGAAACCTCCACAGCTTCAGTTGCTGGACAATACTCGTCGAATCTCAGACAAGAAGTTCTGTTGCAAATAGCAGAATGCAAAGTTCATCTTATGGATGAAGGACAAGCCCTTGAATTGGCTCAAGGCCACTTCATGATCACCAAAACCTTTGATGAGAATGTGTCTCTTGCTACAATCATAAAGGTAGATGATCTTCAATGGCCCTTGACGAAAGATGAGCCAGTGGTGAAGCTTGATGCTCTCCATTACCTGTTCTCATTGCCTGTGAAAGATGGTGAGCCTCTTAGCTATGGTGTTACTTTTTCACAAAACAGCTTTGCAAGTATGACTTTGTTGGATTCTTTTCTAAAGGAGCATTGTTGCTTTTCTGGCTTGAAACTGAGTAAGAACAACAATGATCTTGATTGGAGGGAATTTGCTCCTAGGGTTGATGATTACAACCATTTTCTAGCCAAGGCAATTGCTGGTGGGACAGGTCAGATTGTGAAGGGTATCTTCATATGCAGCAATGCTTACACAAACAAG GTCCAAAAAGGAGGTGAGACAATCCTGAACAGTCATGCAGATGAGAGAAATGGTGTTGTTGCCAGAGAAAAAACAGCTGCTGCCTCAAAGAAGAGCAAGATAAATAAAAATCTCAAACG TGTGAGGAAACTATCAAAGATGACAGAAAAGTTGAGCAAATCCTTGCTGAATGGAGTTGGCATAGTTAGCGGAAGTGTGATTACCCCTGTTCTTAAATCCAAAACAGGAAAGAAATTCCTAAAGATGCTTCCTGGAGAGGTGTTGTTGGCTTCTCTTGATGCACTCA ACAAGGTTCTTGATGCAGCTGAAGCGGCCGAAAAACAAACCTTTTCTGCTACCTCCAAAGCTGCATCTGGAATGGTTTCTAAGAG GTTTGGGGAAGATGCAGGGGAAGCTACTGAGCATGTGCTTGCAACGGCGGGGCATGCTGCTAACGCTGCTTGGAATGTGTTTAAGATAAGGAAGGCCATTAATCCAGCATCTTCAGCAACCACTGGAGTATTGAAAAATGTTGCCAAGAATACAAAGTTTTAA
- the LOC107630168 gene encoding uncharacterized protein C3F10.06c: MEEESGKLSIYKAARSIKRRENNLYNALRSIYDDSIFVGEISELWPQLPLVANLRCGLWYHPRFHATCYFKSTDGHSNNCSFNISRLNLHLALLAASKGGCMIVDSTRRGKRFPDSMSRTIPIWTCILNRAIMDFKNQLNDESSSEWDCSLHLPLWVPETEKASIEKRLDEWTQQLKASGADIASIAAGLRKPLRPLWISQKSVIWLNEVPDHDSWDFTPIILVSASASSSGVNQHRTTSEFSWNYIPGAGDDEESWARGLTPILFWNHVYDIINSGPHVCNHKVADIVEKNRVNRAYKGENAPQISVKSSNSPCLSHQEPLSTTTADISNIQINTDSSHHDLRISWLGSTNMALGTSQIAADSADIDCILNCDRESISVSLPSAEAYLHLPTLSSKFDRFSLFNNLHSAVNFAQLNLSQGKRLLVCCDNGEDISVCVCLAILMSLFDEKGTYDDGKSFSVTRVTKWDMRRRLVYVCKFATNARPSRGNLRQVFNFL, encoded by the exons ATGGAAGAAGAAAGCGGAAAGCTAAGTATATACAAAGCAGCGAGAAGCATAAAGCGGAGagagaacaacctatacaacgcATTGAGATCGATATACGATGATTCAATATTTGTGGGTGAGATCTCTGAGCTGTGGCCTCAGCTGCCTCTTGTTGCAAACCTCCGTTGCGGGCTTTGGTACCATCCTCGCTTCCATGCCACCTGTTACTTCAAGTCCACCGACGGCCATTCCAACAATTGTTCCTTCAATATCTCTCGCCTCAATCTCCATCTCGCTCTTCTCGCTGCCTCG AAGGGAGGGTGCATGATTGTTGATTCTACTCGCAGAGGGAAGCGCTTCCCTGACAGCATGTCCAGAACTATACCCATCTGGACATGTATTTTAAATCGCGCCATTATGGATTTCAAGAACCAATTAAACGATGAGTCTTCTTCTGAGTGGGATTGCTCTTTGCATCTCCCTCTCTGGGTTCCCGAAACAGAAAAGGCTTCCATCGAGAAGCGTTTAGATGAATGGACACAACAACTGAAAGCCAGTGGTGCTGATATTGCTTCCATTGCCGCAGGCTTGAGGAAACCCCTCCGCCCTCTCTGGATTTCTCAAAAGAGTGTTATCTGGTTAAATGAAGTACCTGACCATGATTCTTGGGATTTCACACCCATTATACTTGTCTCTGCGTCTGCATCTTCGTCGGGTGTAAACCAACACAGGACTACCTCTGAGTTTAGCTGGAATTACATACCTGGTGCAGGAGATGATGAAGAAAGCTGGGCTAGGGGTTTAACTCCTATTCTCTTTTGGAATCATGTTTATGATATTATAAACTCAGGTCCTCATGTATGTAATCACAAAGTTGCGGATATAGTTGAAAAGAATAGGGTAAACCGAGCTTATAAGGGAGAAAATGCGCCACAAATCTCAGTTAAATCTTCCAACTCACCTTGTCTTTCCCATCAAGAACCATTGTCTACCACTACTGCCGATATTTCAAACATTCAAATTAACACCGACTCTTCTCATCACGATTTGAGAATATCTTGGTTAGGATCAACTAATATGGCACTTGGAACATCTCAAATTG CTGCAGATTCCGCTGACATTGATTGCATACTGAATTGTGATCGCGAGTCCATCTCTGTCTCTCTTCCCAGTGCGGAAGCATACTTGCATCTCCCAACTCTA AGTTCAAAGTTTGATCGTTTTTCCTTGTTCAACAATCTACATTCGGCGGTGAACTTTGCACAGTTGAATCTCAGCCAGGGAAAAAGACTTCTTGTTTGTTGTGATAACG GGGAAGACATTAGTGTATGCGTTTGTCTAGCCATTTTGATGTCCTTATTTGATGAAAAAG GTACTTATGATGATGGGAAATCATTTAGTGTGACACGCGTCACTAAATGGGATATGCGGCGTAGGCTCGTATATGTATGTAAGTTTGCAACAAATGCTCGACCATCTAGAGGAAATTTGAGACAAGTTTTTAACTTTCTT
- the LOC107632866 gene encoding uncharacterized protein LOC107632866, whose protein sequence is MTPMISSLRLIANAGTPFENPTLYRSIVGGLQYATITRPDISFSVNKLSQFMSNPCQEHWVAVKRVLRYLAGTAELKLQFHRCTDLRFSAFSDSDWASDLDDRKSTTGFCVYYSSNLVSWKSSKQPTVSRSSTEAEYRALAAVFMELIWIQNLLAELHQPCPASPTVFCDNISAVLLAYNPILHNRTKHFELDLYFILDKVIKGSIAVTHIPSTEQVADVLTKPLSLASFNKFKSKLRLAFKPP, encoded by the coding sequence ATGACTCCAATGATAAGCTCTCTTAGATTGATTGCCAATGCTGGAACTCCTTTTGAAAATCCAACTTTATATCGCTCCATAGTGGGCGGGTTGCAGTATGCAACAATTACACGACCTGATATCAGTTTTTCAGTGAACAAATTGAGTCAATTTATGTCCAACCCCTGCCAAGAACATTGGGTTGCAGTTAAACGAGTCCTGAGATACTTGGCAGGTACTGCTGAGCTCAAATTGCAATTTCATAGATGCACTGATTTACGTTTTTCTGCTTTTTCTGACTCAGATTGGGCAAGTGATCTTGATGATAGAAAATCTACAACTGGATTTTGTGTGTACTATAGTTCAAATCTGGTGTCTTGGAAAAGCAGCAAACAACCCACGGTCAGTCGAAGCTCAACTGAGGCTGAATATAGAGCCCTGGCAGCAGTGTTCATGGAACTCATTTGGATTCAAAATCTTCTGGCTGAATTGCATCAGCCTTGCCCAGCTTCCCCCACtgtattttgtgacaatatttcAGCTGTGTTGCTTGCATATAATCCAATCCTACATAATCGGACTAAACACTTTGAGTTAGATCTCTACTTTATTCTGGACAAGGTGATCAAAGGCTCTATTGCTGTCACACATATTCCATCAACTGAACAAGTGGCAGATGTTTTAACAAAGCCTCTGTCATTAGCCAGCTTTAACAAGTTTAAAAGCAAACTCAGGTTGGCATTCAAACCACCATGA